Genomic window (Helianthus annuus cultivar XRQ/B chromosome 3, HanXRQr2.0-SUNRISE, whole genome shotgun sequence):
AGAATACGAACATTACCCCGTTGAACCTGTTCACACACAAAATGAATATCCAACTCGATGTGCTTTGTGCGTTGATGCTGAACCGGATTGCCAGATAGATAAATGGCACTGACGTTATCACAATAAACCATGGTAGCGCGTGTGAGAGGCAGAGAGAGCTCGAGCAACAGGTTTCGGAGCCAACAAATCTCCGCAACCACGTTGGCGACTCCATGATATTCAGCTTCGGCACTTGAACGAGAAACAGTTGCCTGGCGTTTGGAGGACCAGGAGATCAAGTTATCGCCGCAGTAGACGCAATAGCCACTAGTAGACCGTCGGGTGTCAGGGCACCCAGCCCAATCAGCATCAGTATAGGCGACTAAGGAAGTAGCAGTGGTTGGACCAAGTGTGAGACCATAAGAAGAGGTGCCTTGAATATATCGTATAATCCTCTTGAGAGCATTCCAGTGATCCACACAAGGGGCGTGCATATGCATGCAAATTTGCTGCACCGCATAAGTAATATCAGGTCGTGTGAAGGTCAGATACTGCAGAGCCCCTGCTAAACTGCGGTACAGAGTGGGATCATGAAAGGAATCACTGGATGTGGTGCTGAGTTTAGCATTTGTGTCGACTGGAGTAGCTACTGGTTTGCAAGACTGCATCCCTGCACGGGCAATAATATCTGTGGCATAAGACTGCTGAGACAAGAACATGGTGTTCGCATTCCTAGAAACCGAGATGCCCAAGAAATAGCTGAGAGGACCGAGGTCTTTCATGGCAAACTCAGTTGCAAGGCTGACCAGAAGACGGTGACGAAGAGCGTCGGATGAGGTGACAAGAAGGATGTCATCAACGTATAAGAGGAGATAAGCAGTGTCATGCCCCTGTGTGTAGGCGAAAAGAGACGCATCGCATCTGCTGTGTCGAAACCCCATTGTAAGAACGTAATCGGTGAAGCGTTGGTACCATGCCCGTGGGGCCTGTTTTAGGCCATACAGCGATTTGCGCAAGAGGCAAACATAATCAGGGAagtttttatcacgaaaacccaTAGGCTGATGCATGTAAACTGTCTCGTGTAGGTTCCCGTGTAAGAATGCATTCGTCACATCGAGTTGATGAACCGCCCACCCGTTTGATAAAGCAAGGGACAGAACAGTCCGGATGGTTGCTGGTTTAACCACCAGGCTGAACGTCTCACCACAATCAATACCCACCTGTTGCGACCTACCATCACATACTAATCTGGCCTTGTAGCGTTCCAAAGTACCGTCAGACCTGTATTTATGCTTAAATAACCACATGCTCCGTACAATATTCATGTCAGCTGAACGTGGTACTAATTCCCATGTACCATTTCTAATTAATGCATTATATTCTGTAGACATGGCGGAGTACCATACCGGGTCTCGTAAGGCATCGGTAGGGTTTTTGGGAATGGGTCGGACGGAGTTGGGTTTAGAGGTGACATGTAGGTTGAACGGTAATTTGGGTTTAGAAATTCCGCTCATGGAGCGGGTGTGGATGGTACGgacgggttgggttgggttgtgggTTGGGAAGTCGGTGGGTTCGGGTGGGTAGCGGCAGGTTGTAATTGGGCTGGGATCGGCTGGGTAGTGGTTGGGTTCGGGTGGGCTGGTTGGGCCGAGAAGGGGATAGGTGGGGTAAACGGTGTGGGGTGAGCAGGTTGGGCCGAAGGTATAGGAGGCTGGATGTTAGATGAAGGGGAAGGAAATGGGCCACTGGGAACATGGTTTGGGCCGACTGGATGGTGACTAGGAGTGGGAGAATGGACAGTGGGTTTAGTGGGAGTGATATGTGGACACAAGTGGTGAGGAAAGGGGTCGGCTAGGAAATCATAAGCCGGGGCAGGACCAATGGTTTGATGAAACGGAAAAGTCGTTTCGTCAAATGCAACATGGCGAGAGTGAAATATCTGATTGGTAGAGAGGTCCAAACATCGGTAGCCGCGATGAGTGGGCGGGTATCCAAGGAACACGCAAGGTTGTGAGCggtgtttgagcttgtgaatggTGGGGGAGGGTGTGAGCGGGTAGCAGAGGCACTCGAACACGCGGAGATGATCATAAGTGGGTGTGGTTCGGTATAGAAGTTCGGTGGGGGTGTTGTTTCGGGTTTGTTTAGAGGGTAGGATATTTAGTAAATAGGTGGCGGTCTCGAGTGCAAAGTGCCAGAAATGGGTGGGAAGATGAGCGTGGGCAAGTAAGGTCCGAACCATGTTGTTGATGGTGCGGATTTTTCTTTCGGCCTTACCGTTTTGGGAGGAGGTATAGGGACAGGAAAGGCGGTAAAGAATACCATTGGTAGTGAAAAAATTTTGAAACAGTGAATTGACGTATTCACGGCCATTGTCACattgaaagattttgatggttgATTCAAATTGAGTTTTAATTATAGATGCAAAGTGAGAAAAAGATGAGAAGACGTGGGATTTATTAGTTATTGGGTAAGTCCACAAAAAATCAGTAAAGTCATCCAAAAATAACACATAATATTTGTGACCAGAGGAGCTGATGATTGGGGATGTCCAAACATCGCTATGAACTATATCAAAAGGCTTAATAGTCATATTATTAGAAGGGAAAAATGGTAAACGTACACTTTTACCAAAAACACAAGACTGGCATACATTATTATGAAGTTTATCAAAGGAAATTAAACTAgaggtttttaatttatttaaaggGGGCCGTCCTGGGTGTCCAAGCCGGTGATGCCAGAGTTGTAAGGAGATAGCAGCAAGAGCAGTGGGTTGAGTTGTGGATGACCCGAGCACCAGAGGGTAGAGATCACCGCTGCTGTTGCACCAAAGGAGTGGGGTCTTGGTATTGAGatccttcacaagaaaaccaaatgggtcaaattccACAGAAACAGAATTGTCCGTAGTGAATCTACGGACAGAGATAAGGTTTTTAACAAGTTTAGGAGAATAAAGAACATTTTTGAGTATAAAGGGAGGGAAGGGTTTGGGTAGGTATTTGGTGCCTTGGCCAAGAACCGGTATGGTATCGCCGTTACCTACAAGAATGTTAGTAGAAATGCAAGAATTAGAAAAAGTATGGAAATCACCTTATTCGTGAGACATGGTAGATGTGGCGCCCGTGTCCATGTATTGAGTCGGGTCCGGTTGTTGCAGGCACATGGTGTATAGAGCCTGTTCAATGTCGGTGGGGCTGTAGGCCATGTGGGCTTGATGTGGGCGTGGGCCTAGAAGGCCGGGCTGCTGGGCTTGATTAGTGGGGTGTGTGGGCCGGTTTGTAGATGGGTAAGGGCAAGGTGGGGCAGGCCAAAAAGGTGGCTGAGATAACGGACTGTAAGTGGGGTGTTGGGCCGAGGATGTGAGAGGTGTAGGGGCCAAGTAGGAAGCCCAAGGGTAGTAGGGTTGGTTAGGATAGTAAGGCGGTTGGGAATGGCGGCCACGGCCGGAGGAGCCTCGGCCACGGCCTCGGCGTCCCGAGCGGCCCCGGCCACGGGTGGGCTCGGACGGTGTGCGAGAGTACTCGGGGTTGGAGAAACGAGTGGTTTGTGCGGTGAGGGCGGTCGAGGCAGTTTTAGAGGCTAAAAGAGCTTGTTCATTCTTGCGGGTCTCAACTTGAACCAACTGTGAGCGGGCGACATAGAAGGATGGTAGAGGTGACTGTTGGGTAAGGATAGTTCCAATGCCTTCATATTGCTCATTAAGGCCAGCAATAAGTTGTAGCACCAGCCGATCATCAGTAACCGGTGCGTCGACATTAGCGAGTTGATCGGCTAGGGTTTTGAGGGCTTGACAGTATGAGGAGACATTGGGAAATCCATCTAGCCGGGTATTCGAAAATTTTTGCATAAGGTATATGGCTCGTGAGGCTTTATTGTCATGAAACAAGGCTTCAATCGCCACCCATGCATCATGAGCGGTGGAAGTTTTGTTGATGATGGTATGAAGAAGGTCGTTAGAAATCGTACTATAGAGCCATTGTAGCACAATAGCATCCAAGCGATTCCATTCAGCAGTGGCATAAGAGGATTCAGCGGTGGTGGTTTCGGGTTTCGGCTTGAGATGGTCTTCCACAAGATAAGCACGACAGTGGAGAGTGAAAAGTGTTGCCCAAGATGAATACTGGCTGGATTCAATCTCAAGGGTGAAGGGGATCACAGTTTTGATGTTTGAAACAGTAGTGGCGGGATGGATCTCAGATTTGATAGTGATGGGAGATGTTGTGTTTGGGGTGAGTTGGTCGTCATCACCAGCCATGAGGACGAGGCTGGAGGCAGACGACAGAAAGAAGAGGGAATTGGGTGGTCGACGGCGGTAGGGTTAGGAGAAGAGAACCCAATCTCTTGATACCATAAAGGAGTATAATCCGTGCCTCTTCTCATTGATAAACCCCAAATATATAATACAAGAGTATGTCGATAATTATGGATACAGAATAATTACAATTATTTACTAATAATAATTTCTATAATTACGTGTGCTATTAGTAACTAAATCTAAAATCCAATTAAAAATAGTAAAACAATAGCCTATTTAATTTTGGTCCATTTAGAGGCCCATGTATCGTCATATAATTACTTTTTTTGTGTATATGTTTATGTTCACGAGCTTATGTTTTGTTCTCGCACATATTTTTAAAGACGACCGTAAagactaagggggtgtttggggttgagttttaaaaatagattatgcgttttgaataatcagaatcagataattagctgtaacaaaacgtgctgcagaaagatagtgtttggatttgattatgttgtttgatatcacaataatcagataatcaacattgtttggatttgattatgttgtttgatatcacaataatcagataatcaactatttgagtgtttggcaagtatatatatttcaaaaaaataaataagtgaaaacgtaaaaaatcagtttttggattatcacgttttcctgcagcaaggggtgacctacttatggattatcacgttttgaactctacaaaacgtaaaaaatcactttttattaattttttaccaaacactcaaaatagattttttgcgatttcaaaacacaataatcaaataatcaggttgaaaacgcaatcccaaacaccccctaagagTATCACTAGAATCATTTTGTTAAATATTAACGGGTCAAGTTTTGTTGATTGATTGAAATCCAAAACATTCATGTCCTTTGTTTAGACTACATTATGTGACTATGATTACCAGAATGTGATATACCAAAATGCCATATgagttcgatccttgagccaggTGTCCTgagagtgaggcattggtggacagtgataggagacccagggaaacctgagTTCGATCCTTGAGTCAAACAGGTTTTACTGGTaattcaccgtcgtgcctacggacgGGTGGGTCAATgagttttccccggaattggtggtggatgACTCGGGTTACTCTTGGAGTACTCCGTTtatccagtgggtgccccgagagtggtCGGGATTGATTtattggccgttaaaaaaaaatgaCATATGATTTGAAAAAGTGTACTATGAATGTGGATGTGTTTATTGGTTTATATATATCTTAAAGTTTGTATATAATCATAGTTGATGTCTTAATTTAGGTAGGATGCAATTATTATATTGAAACCACAAATTTCACTAGAATTGTGTAATTATGTTGATCCACATGAGATTAATTCTTCATATATTTCTTAAATAGGTTTAACTCAGTGGCGGAGCTTAACCAAAAGTTTCTAGAGGGCGTAAAGTGATTGGACCCAAAAAAATTTTTCCTATCGTCATGTTTCGGGTCAGGTCGGGTCGGCTATTCGATTCAggtcgggtcaaataataatagtttcagataaaactaaaaaaattcatTCATTCAAAGGACCTGTTTTTCCACATAGAAAAACTAAATATTGTATAACAAAGAAaagacctatatatatatatatatatatatagtggagagttcaaatgagaagaatcacaaattaagaataaaaagaataaaagggtacaaAGGTAAtttaaaccaatcatttaattAGTCTACCCTTTATTTTTGCTATTTAAATTAATAAACATTAATCATTTAATCAGTATATCCTATAAATTAGTTGtgcaccttacacaataaaaacatTCATGCACATGATCCTACATATTCAACGTTTTCTACACCATAATAACAATGTTTCCTATAccaataaaacaatgttttggTGTAGGGTACAAAATGTGTAGGTTcccaacacttttaaataattttacaacaaataataatatatgtgtaggACACAACACTTTAAATAATTTAGTCGTTCCTTATAAAATTGGTGTAGGACCCAACACATTAATAATAGTGAAGGAGAAAATTATGGTGGTATTAATGAGATTGGAGTAACCCTTTATAATATTTAATAGTGTTATACATCAAATTGTCTATTCTACccttattaattaaaacattaattgaaagtggacaacaataatatcttgattcacaaccattgatcaaaaaaatatagGGTCTAGATTAATTTAGTTTTCTTCTTTCAAGaatattcttctcaaatgaaccttcctctatatatatatatatatatatatatataggggaaggatgcatagaaaacccactttaatttagaaaacccaggaaactcaaagctcccgatgtttttttttttaaaaaatttatacatgttatatacatgtttttaagggttttgggcaaaaaaagtcaaaaaagcgccgagtagatatttttaaaaaaaataaacaagttttggtgtaacacatgttacattcatctgacatatttgtaacatgtgttacaccaaaacttgtttattttttttaaaaatatctactcggcgcttttttgatttttttttgcccaaaacccttaaaaacatgtatataatatgtgtaaattttttccaaaaaaaaaaaaaaacatcgggagctttgagtttcccgggttttctaaattaaagtgggttttctatagatacttacattatatatatatatagaatgaTACGAGATATATGGAACCTGGACGAAGAATTACAACTCAGACCGATGACCTTTAAGATTTTTGAATTCATCAATTATGTCTTCCGAATCAAACTTATcaacaatttctttttctatGTAAATCATCGAGCTGTTTGTGAGATATTAAGTTTATTGTGTGGTGGGTAATCTAaggttaaacaaataaaataagagttaaaatatatttaccaaactacacatcatttaggaaaaataatcggggggcgatcctatataattttaaaatttttcggACGAAAAACCGGACtatatacacttctaaccgaaacattggggtggACGTATGCACCCCCGGCATCCATTATACTTCGCCCCTGGTTTAACTTATGTAAGAAGTTTGAAGTGCTTGAATTTCATGAAATTTGTTCGGAAGATTAGGTTATACATATTGCCTTCATAAATACAAATATTGAAGTAATAATTACACGTAAAAGCACTATGTTATTTTAAATTAGATTAGAATTAAGTTATGTAACAATCACGTCCAAAAGTTGTTGGCGACTTGGCGGTGTACCAGGCACCAATAGGTGCCAGAAGAAAAGGTGCACATTGAAAGTTGCTGCGGTACGTCGGTCGGTTGGGCGAAAACACGGTAGCATAACATACGACAACGGCGTATGGTATGCAGTGGCGGACCTACCCTTTGGCCAGgatgggcggccgcaccccttgaaaataaaaatttagtgtatattttaagcaaaaaacccgaccgcactCTTTGAAAATATGAttgaacacctcatccgcaccccAAGTAAATAATTTCTGGGTCGGCCACTAATAGTATGACGGGTATGAAATTTTTGAACAAGTTTggtaataaaaaaatgttttgaaGGAATTTTTAAATATGGTTTGTGGATAATGCTTATGTGAACTCACTTAAAATTACGATAATCTTTTAAGATAGACGTTTTTCAGATAAATAATTATGAATTGATAAATTACTGCTCAAGCTTCCCAGGATTGACTATGAgcacattatattatattatattatatatatatatatatattaatttgcaACAATTGTTGGCATTCTTATTTGTAATATGATGCTTAGTGGCTTGTACCACTAAAGACAAATTGTTATATCATTTAAAAACTATAAATAAtcttgcgagttaacacgacgcaacgtgcgtgtgtgggtaaATGTTTCTACGTCGTCTGTTTTTTCCGTTTCacaggttcatcgtaacgctcgagtcctagatcgacttagttattttttctatgttttacgtttcgatttaattttttcgcattaacatgctgcaacttcagtgttggtTGTTGCTGATAGTAGTGTGACGTTGGTGTTCGCCCCCACCGCAACGcgggggtgcttaatactagttttgGGTTTATTTTGTAAGGCCACCTAAGCCTTTAAGTCATGATCGAATCAATAAACACTAGGTATCGTGATGTGCGGAATCCATCATGATACATGTATGTACTGTAAACACtaacagaaaggagtagaaacaaaAGATTCTCTCAAATAAActaagactagaaggtatgggggctggctgaggcccggctaggaccggcgccggtcccccacaccgccccctgggGCTAGGCTCGGCACAACCGGCACCCCACAGCCGGGGTAGCCGGTCCTCTCTCCTCCTTCCTTCTCTCACATatatctatacatacatacatatatatacacaaaggggttcatcccccaccccctaggtccataCTCTCCAAACCACtcctacgtggcgcctacgtggcggctcatcccctccaagcccatcctctccataccctttagtctaacagaaaggagtagaaacatAAGATTCTCTCAAATATTGCACTTGTATTCAAACAGGTAAACACAGAGTTCAACTCGATTACAAAATGCCAAAAAGTCTACTAAATACATTGCCTATCTCGTATTAATATAGATAATCGACAAATCCGCAACTTCTACATCTAATCTGCATTGCATACTCCATATATCAAATATACACTTGATATTATCATTCTACTAGTTAGCGGTCACTAATGTCTTTCAAATATAAGTGTCAATATGGGGACATTGGTTTGAAAACTGATTGTTCCACAGGTTTACTTTTCGAATtggttttaaaaaccaaaaaataTTTGACTGAACTTGAATGAAATATATTTCACTCACTCCTCTTAAGTTTTCATCTTTTAATCTTTTTATTATCACTCCAATTTCCTACAAGCActatatattatttaattttagATCCAtgacatccaccaccatcatcatcttgtTATTTAATGTTTAGATCCATGAGCAGGGGCGAAGCATTGAGGGGGGACCCTCCGAActttttcgctcagtagtggtaTCTATGTACATtttgtatagaattttttaggtatatacgttttcgaccccccggttttatagaaataaaAAATTTTAGGTATATACTTTTAGGTCAATTGACTTCCGGCCccccggtggaaattttcaagcttcgccactgtccATGAGATCCACACCTATTCACCAGGTCAACCATCACCGAAGAACCATCGGATCATCTATCAGGGGGGAAGCTAATGTGTTAGCAGGGATaacacgggctacggctcaaccccgtCTTGGTACTGTAAAAATACCCCTCAACTCTGTCTtctttatacaaaggatacccctgatcccaaaaaaagtttttgagatacCCCTAAATTTTTGCTAGTTCCGCCACTGTCATCTACCATCCTCTTCATCACCCGCTTCACATACTAATTTTGTTCTAAAAGTGACGGTCCAATCCAAGAAAAAAGAAATACATCGAGAATTTCGACAACAACTAATAATGCATTTGTACATGTTGCTTTAAACGCGGTGTACAATGTAAAATAACCGCGCATCTCATGGTTCTGAACATTATACTTAGTTCTGAAAAACTTTATAACTACTTATCAACGAACCATTTTGTGAACATCCAACATATGTGGAATGGATAGCATGGTCGCTAATTATTCAATGTGTTTGATTATATGTTTGTCAAGTAGCACCATGCCGGCTGCCGTTTGTGCAAGCATAATTTTTTAAATGTTTCCAAACAAAATGTCACATGAATGAAATACAATTgacaaaacaacaaacaacaatgcaataaacaaaacattttataacgaATATATCTCGTTTCAAAATGAAGAAAGTAAACACATATCACAAGTTCCAGCAATGGCCATGGAAGATAATCATGGGAGGCTTTGATAGTGTGCTgggaggacctccgcacaagTCCCACGATTTTGAGGGGcatgcgatttaaaaaaaaatccgatacgtatatgtcattttttttaaatagtaaacacataccacttccaatataggcccatttacaaataattttttatggtttagaatttagcccacttAGAATTAGGTTTATTGAATccaatactaatttgattttttttaaaataataaaaacataatggaagggcacattttttcaagctcgaacagggtatgtgaattctcagagacgcctctGAAGATAATACTGACGAGGTGATCAACAGAACCGAGTATGGCGGTTCGATTCCTGTCGATAACGTTCAAGCGCTTGCTTCCAAGGACCCGAAAGACGTTCCGGTTCGATATATTCGACCAGAGATTGAATCGGAAGAGGTTTTAGCTGATGAGTCGCTGCAGATTCCGGTTATCGACATTAGCAAAAACTCGCCGCGTCTGGACAACCTGGCTATGATGAAGAGCTAGCTAAACTTCATGTCGCTTGTGGAGATTCGGGGTTCTTCCAGGTAACCAGTGGCGGAATCAGAACTTTTTAGTCGGGGTCATTATAAGACTCTTTTCTCCACCAGTTATTAGTTATTATTACGGTCAAACTCatgtttttgttaaaaaaatgattttatatttaaaaatcaaacaaaGTCTGGTGATAGGGTCAACGGACCCTCTTGACCTCCTCTGGTTCTGTCTTTGACCAAGACATATTAGCGCGATTATTATGAGTTTTGTTATTAATCAAAGGTTTGAAAAATGTGAACAGTTGGTGAATCATGGGATATCAGAAGCCATAGATGCAATGAAGAAGGTTACAGAGGAATTCTTCAAGCTGCCATTAGATGAGAAGATGAAATATGCACAGCTTCCAAACACCATTGAAGGTTATGGTCAAGCTTTTGTTCTTTCTGAAGAACAAAAGCTTGATTGGGGAGACATGCTCTTCCTTATACCCTTGCCAGTTCCTTTAAGGAACCTCAGATTTTGGCCTCAAAATCCCAATTCCTTCAGGTAAGTTCCATTTTCTAGA
Coding sequences:
- the LOC110932426 gene encoding S-norcoclaurine synthase 1, producing the protein MRTRLEADDRKKRELGGRRRDASEDNTDEVINRTEYGGSIPVDNVQALASKDPKDVPVRYIRPEIESEEVLADESLQIPVIDISKNSPRLDNLIRGSSRHISAIIMSFVINQRFEKCEQLVNHGISEAIDAMKKVTEEFFKLPLDEKMKYAQLPNTIEGYGQAFVLSEEQKLDWGDMLFLIPLPVPLRNLRFWPQNPNSFRDTFDEYSNKLYGVSKKLFELISINLGIEPETICKMIDFENCTQGIRMNYYPVYPPCPEARKVLGKTPHSDATGLTLLVQVNEVQGLQMKKNSKWVPIKPIPGSIIVNIGDVLEVINYQKHVV